The following are encoded together in the Tribolium castaneum strain GA2 chromosome 3, icTriCast1.1, whole genome shotgun sequence genome:
- the LOC656444 gene encoding glutathione synthetase isoform X3: MAEEIKHLPMVVPLPLPEAQLVEIVEKSKDWALMHGAAMRSKTNFSEDALQFAPFVLIPSAFPRKEFAKALEIQLILNELMHKVAHDRRFLTESLKETIKVDEFTGNLFRIYETVHSEGLTQPISLGMVRSDLMLEGSCRRHTPTSAPFCCWKQVEFNTIASGFGWLGPSSGRASLGLLRSDYMVNSASTDKIKQVEINTIASSFAGIGTNITVFHRYILQELGHSEMLKNLPENNALEGLCSGMIEAWKIYGNPKAVIMFLIEDITYNICDQRFHEFKIREMCPQVRVIRRTLTDMADRASLGPKKQLLIDGCEVAVIYFRAGYEPGHYHSQKEWDARLLMERSLAIKSPSIHYHLAGTKKVQQTLAKPGALEQFLSDPVKVEKVKQIFAGLYSLDFDELGEQAIQMAIDDPERFVLKPQREGGGNNVYGLEVRDAVKKMKDSEERTAWILMERIHPPLSTGYMVRPGGSKVPQLVDMVSELGIFGVVIGDAEKITYNKQVGHMLRTKVATANEGGVAAGLGALDSPYLID, encoded by the exons ATGGCCGAAGAGATCAAGCATTTGCCCATGGTGGTGCCCTTGCCCTTGCCGGAGGCCCAGCTCGTCGAAATCGTGGAGAAGTCCAAAGACTGGGCCCTCATGCATGGGGCTGCCATGCGCTCCAAGACCAACTTCTCGGAGGACGCCCTCCAGTTCGCCCCCTTTGTGCTGATCCCGTCGGCGTTCCCGCGCAAGGAGTTCGCCAAGGCGCTCGAAATCCAGCTGATTTTGAACGAGCTGATGCACAAGGTGGCCCACGACCGGCGCTTCCTCACCGAGAGCCTCAAAGAGACGATCAAAGTGGACGAGTTCACGGGGAATCTGTTCCGCATTTACGAGACGGTGCACTCCGAGGGGCTCACACAG CCGATTAGTTTGGGTATGGTTCGGTCAGATTTGATGTTGGAGGGATCGTGCAGAAGGCACACGCCGACCTCGGCGCCCTTCTGCTGCTGGAAGCAGGTGGAGTTCAACACGATCGCGTCGGGTTTCGGCTGGCTGGGGCCGTCTTCAGGG CGCGCCTCTTTGGGACTGCTGCGGTCTGATTACATGGTGAATTCGGCGTCGACTGACAAAATTAAACAAGTCGAAATAAATACGATTGCCTCGAGCTTCGCAGGCATCGGCACAAACATTACGGTATTCCATAG GTACATTTTACAAGAATTGGGTCACAGCGAAATGCTCAAAAAC ttgCCGGAAAATAATGCACTCGAAGGCCTTTGTAGTGGCATGATTGAAGCATGGAAAATTTACGGTAACCCCAAAGCCGTCATCATGTTCCTAATCGAAGACATTACTTACAATATTTGCGATCAAAGATTTCACGAATTTAAAATCAGGGAAATGTGTCCTCAGGTTCGTGTCATTCGGCGCACTTTGACCGATATGGCAGATAGGGCGAGTTTAGGGCCGAAAAAACAACTGTTGAT AGATGGGTGCGAGGTTgcggttatttattttagagcTGGGTACGAACCGGGGCATTATCACAGTCAGAAGGAATGGGACGCCAGGCTTTTAATGGAAAg GTCGCTGGCTATAAAGAGTCCCTCGATTCACTATCACTTAGCTGGGACGAAAAAAGTCCAACAAACCCTAGCTAAGCCAGGGGCTTTGGAACAATTTTTGAGCGACCCTGTGAAGGTTGAAAAAGTCAAGCAGATTTTTGCGGGTCTCTACAGTCTTGATTTTGACGAACTGGGGGAACAAGCGATTCAAATGGCCATTGATGACCCGGAAAGATTCGTTTTAAAGCCCCAGAGGGAAGGCGGTGGTAATAATGTGTACGGGTTGGAGGTGCGAGAcgctgttaaaaaaatgaaagataGTGAAGAACGCACGGCTTGGATTTTGATGGAACGGATTCATCCGCCGTTATCTACGGGGTATATGGTGCGACCTGGGGGTAGTAAGGTTCCACAGTTGGTGGACATGGTTTCGGAGTTGGGGATTTTTGGGGTCGTGATTGG GGATGCAGAAAAAATCACGTATAATAAACAAGTGGGGCATATGCTGCGGACTAAAGTGGCAACTGCGAACGAAGGTGGGGTGGCTGCGGGTTTGGGTGCCTTAGATAGCCCATATTTGATAGACTAG
- the LOC656527 gene encoding cytochrome c oxidase subunit 6C-1, with amino-acid sequence MSDSVSKAAKPQLRGLLHSQIKRNLIVAIGMCVTAAVAQKIFVNDHRKQVYADFYKSYDINKEFNRIRNKGLFDSCEPDH; translated from the exons ATGTCCGACAGCGTCAGCAAGGCAGCGAAGCCCCAATTGCGCGGTCTTTTGCACAGCCAAATCAAGAGGAACCTGATTGTTGCGATCGGAATGTGCGTTACAGCAGCCGTGGCCCAAAAAATATTCGTTAATGACCACCGCAAACAAGTCTACGCCGACTTTTACAA GAGCTACGATATTAACAAGGAGTTCAACAGGATCCGGAACAAGGGCTTGTTTGACTCGTGCGAGCCGGACCATTAG
- the LOC656361 gene encoding glutathione synthetase isoform X2, with amino-acid sequence MSQKTSHLLPIIPLPLSEAQLKEIVEKSKDWVLMHGISMRPKTQFDEDGLRFLPFVLIPSVFPRKEFEKACEMQSILNELMHKVAHDRCFFTESLKDIVKVDEFTRNLFRIYETVVAEGLTQRVCLGLLRSDYMVDLSLGGIGTNITAFHRYLLRELGHTDTLKNLPENNALKGLCGGLIEAWKIYANPEAVILFLIAEITYKICDQRLHEFKIREMCPQVRVIRRTFTDIAARASLGPKKQLLIDGCEVAVIYFRTGFAPEHYHSHKEWEARFLMERSLAIKAPSIHYHLAGTKKVQQTLAKPGALEQFLSDPLKVAKVKQIFGGLYSLDSDELGEQAVQMAIDDPEKFVLKPQREGGGNNVYGLEVRDAVKKMKDSEERTAWILMERIRPPLTMGYMVRPGGNKVSQLVEVVSELGIYGVVIGDAENITYSKQVGHILRTKPATANEGSTSSGPGALDSPHLID; translated from the exons ATGTCACAAAAAACCAGTCATTTGCTCCCAATTATCCCTCTCCCACTTTCGGAGGCCCAACTCAAGGAAATTGTGGAGAAATCCAAAGATTGGGTCTTGATGCATGGAATTTCCATGCGACCTAAGACACAATTTGACGAGGATGGCCTCCGATTTCTCCCTTTTGTCCTGATCCCGTCGGTTTTTCCCCGAAAAGAGTTTGAAAAAGCCTGCGAAATGCAGTCAATTTTGAACGAGTTGATGCATAAAGTGGCCCACGATCGGTGTTTTTTCACAGAAAGTCTTAAAGATATCGTCAAAGTGGATGAATTTACGCGAAATCTGTTCAGGATTTACGAGACGGTGGTCGCCGAGGGGCTTACGCAG cGAGTCTGTTTGGGACTCTTGCGGTCTGATTACATGGTGGATT TAAGCTTGGGAGGAATAGGCACAAACATTACAGCATTCCATAg ATACTTATTACGAGAATTAGGTCACACTGACACActcaaaaat TTGCCGGAAAATAACGCGCTGAAAGGCCTCTGTGGTGGCTTAATTGAAGCGTGGAAAATTTACGCAAACCCCGAAGCCGTCATTTTGTTCCTAATTGCAGAAATCACTTACAAAATTTGCGACCAAAGACTGCACGAATTTAAAATCAGAGAAATGTGTCCACAGGTTCGTGTAATTCGTCGCACTTTCACAGATATAGCGGCAAGGGCAAGTCTAGGCCCGAAAAAACAATTGTTGAT AGATGGGTGCGAAGTCGCGGTTATTTATTTTCGGACAGGGTTTGCACCCGAGCATTATCACAGTCACAAAGAATGGGAAGCGAGATTTTTAATGGAAAG ATCACTGGCTATCAAGGCGCCCTCGATTCATTACCACTTAGCCGGGACGAAAAAAGTCCAACAAACCCTTGCTAAACCAGGGGCTTTGGAGCAATTTTTGAGCGACCCTTTGAAGGTTGCGAAagtcaaacaaatttttgggGGTCTCTACAGCCTCGATTCAGACGAATTGGGGGAACAAGCGGTTCAAATGGCCATTGATGATCCGGAAAAATTCGTTTTAAAACCCCAGAGAGAAGGGGGTGGTAATAATGTGTACGGGTTGGAGGTGCGAGAcgctgttaaaaaaatgaaagataGTGAAGAACGCACGGCTTGGATTTTAATGGAACGGATTCGCCCCCCGTTAACTATGGGGTATATGGTGCGACCTGGGGGAAATAAAGTCTCACAGTTGGTGGAGGTGGTCTCGGAATTGGGGATTTACGGAGTTGTGATTGG TGATGCAGAAAACATCACGTATAGTAAACAAGTGGGGCATATACTGCGCACTAAACCAGCAACGGCGAACGAAGGGAGCACTTCTAGCGGACCGGGTGCCTTAGACAGTCCACATTTAAtcgactaa
- the LOC656444 gene encoding glutathione synthetase isoform X2, with protein sequence MAEEIKHLPMVVPLPLPEAQLVEIVEKSKDWALMHGAAMRSKTNFSEDALQFAPFVLIPSAFPRKEFAKALEIQLILNELMHKVAHDRRFLTESLKETIKVDEFTGNLFRIYETVHSEGLTQRASLGLLRSDYMVNSASTDKIKQVEINTIASSFAGIGTNITVFHRYILQELGHSEMLKNLPENNALEGLCSGMIEAWKIYGNPKAVIMFLIEDITYNICDQRFHEFKIREMCPQVRVIRRTLTDMADRASLGPKKQLLIDGCEVAVIYFRAGYEPGHYHSQKEWDARLLMERSLAIKSPSIHYHLAGTKKVQQTLAKPGALEQFLSDPVKVEKVKQIFAGLYSLDFDELGEQAIQMAIDDPERFVLKPQREGGGNNVYGLEVRDAVKKMKDSEERTAWILMERIHPPLSTGYMVRPGGSKVPQLVDMVSELGIFGVVIGDAEKITYNKQVGHMLRTKVATANEGGVAAGLGALDSPYLID encoded by the exons ATGGCCGAAGAGATCAAGCATTTGCCCATGGTGGTGCCCTTGCCCTTGCCGGAGGCCCAGCTCGTCGAAATCGTGGAGAAGTCCAAAGACTGGGCCCTCATGCATGGGGCTGCCATGCGCTCCAAGACCAACTTCTCGGAGGACGCCCTCCAGTTCGCCCCCTTTGTGCTGATCCCGTCGGCGTTCCCGCGCAAGGAGTTCGCCAAGGCGCTCGAAATCCAGCTGATTTTGAACGAGCTGATGCACAAGGTGGCCCACGACCGGCGCTTCCTCACCGAGAGCCTCAAAGAGACGATCAAAGTGGACGAGTTCACGGGGAATCTGTTCCGCATTTACGAGACGGTGCACTCCGAGGGGCTCACACAG CGCGCCTCTTTGGGACTGCTGCGGTCTGATTACATGGTGAATTCGGCGTCGACTGACAAAATTAAACAAGTCGAAATAAATACGATTGCCTCGAGCTTCGCAGGCATCGGCACAAACATTACGGTATTCCATAG GTACATTTTACAAGAATTGGGTCACAGCGAAATGCTCAAAAAC ttgCCGGAAAATAATGCACTCGAAGGCCTTTGTAGTGGCATGATTGAAGCATGGAAAATTTACGGTAACCCCAAAGCCGTCATCATGTTCCTAATCGAAGACATTACTTACAATATTTGCGATCAAAGATTTCACGAATTTAAAATCAGGGAAATGTGTCCTCAGGTTCGTGTCATTCGGCGCACTTTGACCGATATGGCAGATAGGGCGAGTTTAGGGCCGAAAAAACAACTGTTGAT AGATGGGTGCGAGGTTgcggttatttattttagagcTGGGTACGAACCGGGGCATTATCACAGTCAGAAGGAATGGGACGCCAGGCTTTTAATGGAAAg GTCGCTGGCTATAAAGAGTCCCTCGATTCACTATCACTTAGCTGGGACGAAAAAAGTCCAACAAACCCTAGCTAAGCCAGGGGCTTTGGAACAATTTTTGAGCGACCCTGTGAAGGTTGAAAAAGTCAAGCAGATTTTTGCGGGTCTCTACAGTCTTGATTTTGACGAACTGGGGGAACAAGCGATTCAAATGGCCATTGATGACCCGGAAAGATTCGTTTTAAAGCCCCAGAGGGAAGGCGGTGGTAATAATGTGTACGGGTTGGAGGTGCGAGAcgctgttaaaaaaatgaaagataGTGAAGAACGCACGGCTTGGATTTTGATGGAACGGATTCATCCGCCGTTATCTACGGGGTATATGGTGCGACCTGGGGGTAGTAAGGTTCCACAGTTGGTGGACATGGTTTCGGAGTTGGGGATTTTTGGGGTCGTGATTGG GGATGCAGAAAAAATCACGTATAATAAACAAGTGGGGCATATGCTGCGGACTAAAGTGGCAACTGCGAACGAAGGTGGGGTGGCTGCGGGTTTGGGTGCCTTAGATAGCCCATATTTGATAGACTAG
- the LOC656279 gene encoding cytochrome c oxidase subunit 6C yields the protein MGEQVARIPKPQMRGLLHSQIKRNLILTGISCTIAGLYMKFVFGNSRKNAYAEFYKNYDINKEFHRIRRKGLFDSCDPLDDSE from the exons ATGGGTGAACAAGTGGCCAGAATTCCCAAACCGCAAATGCGGGGCTTGCTGCACTCGCAAATCAAACGCAATTTGATCTTAACCGGCATTTCGTGCACCATTGCGGGGCTTTACATGAAATTTGTGTTCGGGAATTCACGCAAAAATGCCTACGCTGAGTTTTACAA AAACTACGACATCAACAAGGAGTTCCACCGCATCCGGAGGAAGGGGCTGTTCGACTCGTGCGACCCTTTGGACGACTCTGAGTGA
- the LOC656444 gene encoding glutathione synthetase isoform X1: MAEEIKHLPMVVPLPLPEAQLVEIVEKSKDWALMHGAAMRSKTNFSEDALQFAPFVLIPSAFPRKEFAKALEIQLILNELMHKVAHDRRFLTESLKETIKVDEFTGNLFRIYETVHSEGLTQPISLGMVRSDLMLEGSCRRHTPTSAPFCCWKQVEFNTIASGFGWLGPSSGAIQRYILQELGHSEMLKNLPENNALEGLCSGMIEAWKIYGNPKAVIMFLIEDITYNICDQRFHEFKIREMCPQVRVIRRTLTDMADRASLGPKKQLLIDGCEVAVIYFRAGYEPGHYHSQKEWDARLLMERSLAIKSPSIHYHLAGTKKVQQTLAKPGALEQFLSDPVKVEKVKQIFAGLYSLDFDELGEQAIQMAIDDPERFVLKPQREGGGNNVYGLEVRDAVKKMKDSEERTAWILMERIHPPLSTGYMVRPGGSKVPQLVDMVSELGIFGVVIGDAEKITYNKQVGHMLRTKVATANEGGVAAGLGALDSPYLID; encoded by the exons ATGGCCGAAGAGATCAAGCATTTGCCCATGGTGGTGCCCTTGCCCTTGCCGGAGGCCCAGCTCGTCGAAATCGTGGAGAAGTCCAAAGACTGGGCCCTCATGCATGGGGCTGCCATGCGCTCCAAGACCAACTTCTCGGAGGACGCCCTCCAGTTCGCCCCCTTTGTGCTGATCCCGTCGGCGTTCCCGCGCAAGGAGTTCGCCAAGGCGCTCGAAATCCAGCTGATTTTGAACGAGCTGATGCACAAGGTGGCCCACGACCGGCGCTTCCTCACCGAGAGCCTCAAAGAGACGATCAAAGTGGACGAGTTCACGGGGAATCTGTTCCGCATTTACGAGACGGTGCACTCCGAGGGGCTCACACAG CCGATTAGTTTGGGTATGGTTCGGTCAGATTTGATGTTGGAGGGATCGTGCAGAAGGCACACGCCGACCTCGGCGCCCTTCTGCTGCTGGAAGCAGGTGGAGTTCAACACGATCGCGTCGGGTTTCGGCTGGCTGGGGCCGTCTTCAGGGGCCATCCAGAG GTACATTTTACAAGAATTGGGTCACAGCGAAATGCTCAAAAAC ttgCCGGAAAATAATGCACTCGAAGGCCTTTGTAGTGGCATGATTGAAGCATGGAAAATTTACGGTAACCCCAAAGCCGTCATCATGTTCCTAATCGAAGACATTACTTACAATATTTGCGATCAAAGATTTCACGAATTTAAAATCAGGGAAATGTGTCCTCAGGTTCGTGTCATTCGGCGCACTTTGACCGATATGGCAGATAGGGCGAGTTTAGGGCCGAAAAAACAACTGTTGAT AGATGGGTGCGAGGTTgcggttatttattttagagcTGGGTACGAACCGGGGCATTATCACAGTCAGAAGGAATGGGACGCCAGGCTTTTAATGGAAAg GTCGCTGGCTATAAAGAGTCCCTCGATTCACTATCACTTAGCTGGGACGAAAAAAGTCCAACAAACCCTAGCTAAGCCAGGGGCTTTGGAACAATTTTTGAGCGACCCTGTGAAGGTTGAAAAAGTCAAGCAGATTTTTGCGGGTCTCTACAGTCTTGATTTTGACGAACTGGGGGAACAAGCGATTCAAATGGCCATTGATGACCCGGAAAGATTCGTTTTAAAGCCCCAGAGGGAAGGCGGTGGTAATAATGTGTACGGGTTGGAGGTGCGAGAcgctgttaaaaaaatgaaagataGTGAAGAACGCACGGCTTGGATTTTGATGGAACGGATTCATCCGCCGTTATCTACGGGGTATATGGTGCGACCTGGGGGTAGTAAGGTTCCACAGTTGGTGGACATGGTTTCGGAGTTGGGGATTTTTGGGGTCGTGATTGG GGATGCAGAAAAAATCACGTATAATAAACAAGTGGGGCATATGCTGCGGACTAAAGTGGCAACTGCGAACGAAGGTGGGGTGGCTGCGGGTTTGGGTGCCTTAGATAGCCCATATTTGATAGACTAG
- the LOC656361 gene encoding glutathione synthetase isoform X1, whose product MSQKTSHLLPIIPLPLSEAQLKEIVEKSKDWVLMHGISMRPKTQFDEDGLRFLPFVLIPSVFPRKEFEKACEMQSILNELMHKVAHDRCFFTESLKDIVKVDEFTRNLFRIYETVVAEGLTQRVCLGLLRSDYMVDCSYNNKIKQVEINTFSVSLGGIGTNITAFHRYLLRELGHTDTLKNLPENNALKGLCGGLIEAWKIYANPEAVILFLIAEITYKICDQRLHEFKIREMCPQVRVIRRTFTDIAARASLGPKKQLLIDGCEVAVIYFRTGFAPEHYHSHKEWEARFLMERSLAIKAPSIHYHLAGTKKVQQTLAKPGALEQFLSDPLKVAKVKQIFGGLYSLDSDELGEQAVQMAIDDPEKFVLKPQREGGGNNVYGLEVRDAVKKMKDSEERTAWILMERIRPPLTMGYMVRPGGNKVSQLVEVVSELGIYGVVIGDAENITYSKQVGHILRTKPATANEGSTSSGPGALDSPHLID is encoded by the exons ATGTCACAAAAAACCAGTCATTTGCTCCCAATTATCCCTCTCCCACTTTCGGAGGCCCAACTCAAGGAAATTGTGGAGAAATCCAAAGATTGGGTCTTGATGCATGGAATTTCCATGCGACCTAAGACACAATTTGACGAGGATGGCCTCCGATTTCTCCCTTTTGTCCTGATCCCGTCGGTTTTTCCCCGAAAAGAGTTTGAAAAAGCCTGCGAAATGCAGTCAATTTTGAACGAGTTGATGCATAAAGTGGCCCACGATCGGTGTTTTTTCACAGAAAGTCTTAAAGATATCGTCAAAGTGGATGAATTTACGCGAAATCTGTTCAGGATTTACGAGACGGTGGTCGCCGAGGGGCTTACGCAG cGAGTCTGTTTGGGACTCTTGCGGTCTGATTACATGGTGGATTGTTCgtacaacaataaaattaaacaagttGAAATAAATACGTTTTCAGTAAGCTTGGGAGGAATAGGCACAAACATTACAGCATTCCATAg ATACTTATTACGAGAATTAGGTCACACTGACACActcaaaaat TTGCCGGAAAATAACGCGCTGAAAGGCCTCTGTGGTGGCTTAATTGAAGCGTGGAAAATTTACGCAAACCCCGAAGCCGTCATTTTGTTCCTAATTGCAGAAATCACTTACAAAATTTGCGACCAAAGACTGCACGAATTTAAAATCAGAGAAATGTGTCCACAGGTTCGTGTAATTCGTCGCACTTTCACAGATATAGCGGCAAGGGCAAGTCTAGGCCCGAAAAAACAATTGTTGAT AGATGGGTGCGAAGTCGCGGTTATTTATTTTCGGACAGGGTTTGCACCCGAGCATTATCACAGTCACAAAGAATGGGAAGCGAGATTTTTAATGGAAAG ATCACTGGCTATCAAGGCGCCCTCGATTCATTACCACTTAGCCGGGACGAAAAAAGTCCAACAAACCCTTGCTAAACCAGGGGCTTTGGAGCAATTTTTGAGCGACCCTTTGAAGGTTGCGAAagtcaaacaaatttttgggGGTCTCTACAGCCTCGATTCAGACGAATTGGGGGAACAAGCGGTTCAAATGGCCATTGATGATCCGGAAAAATTCGTTTTAAAACCCCAGAGAGAAGGGGGTGGTAATAATGTGTACGGGTTGGAGGTGCGAGAcgctgttaaaaaaatgaaagataGTGAAGAACGCACGGCTTGGATTTTAATGGAACGGATTCGCCCCCCGTTAACTATGGGGTATATGGTGCGACCTGGGGGAAATAAAGTCTCACAGTTGGTGGAGGTGGTCTCGGAATTGGGGATTTACGGAGTTGTGATTGG TGATGCAGAAAACATCACGTATAGTAAACAAGTGGGGCATATACTGCGCACTAAACCAGCAACGGCGAACGAAGGGAGCACTTCTAGCGGACCGGGTGCCTTAGACAGTCCACATTTAAtcgactaa